A window of the Pedobacter frigiditerrae genome harbors these coding sequences:
- a CDS encoding 2-phosphosulfolactate phosphatase, whose protein sequence is MSRTIEVCLTPALLHLYNIENSIVVVIDILRATSSITYGIDNGAEAIIPVAHVEDCLAYADKGFLLAAERNGEVVVGYDFGNSPFSYTKEKVGGKTVVLTTTNGTKAMHMAQERAHKVVVGSFLNLTSLCDYLKSQDKNVLLLCSGWKDNFNLEDTLFAGAVVNVLRNDFTHSDDACVVAEDMYLMAKSDLRTYLHKSSHSHRLAALNIEEDVQFCLRLDLCKAIPVLEGERLVALAP, encoded by the coding sequence ATGTCTAGAACCATTGAAGTTTGTCTAACACCGGCTTTATTACATTTATATAATATTGAAAACAGTATTGTTGTTGTGATTGATATTTTAAGGGCAACATCGTCTATTACTTACGGCATTGATAATGGTGCTGAAGCGATTATACCGGTTGCTCATGTAGAAGATTGTTTGGCTTATGCGGACAAGGGTTTTTTATTAGCTGCAGAGCGAAATGGTGAAGTGGTTGTTGGTTACGATTTTGGTAATTCGCCATTTTCTTACACTAAAGAAAAGGTTGGTGGTAAAACGGTGGTGTTAACTACAACCAATGGAACTAAGGCCATGCACATGGCGCAAGAACGTGCACATAAAGTTGTTGTGGGTTCTTTCTTAAACTTGACTTCGCTTTGCGATTATTTAAAATCTCAAGATAAAAACGTGTTGCTGCTTTGCTCTGGCTGGAAGGATAATTTTAACCTAGAGGATACTTTGTTTGCTGGCGCTGTGGTAAATGTTTTACGCAATGATTTTACGCATAGTGATGATGCTTGTGTTGTTGCGGAGGATATGTATTTAATGGCCAAAAGTGATTTGAGGACTTATTTGCATAAATCGTCTCACAGCCACAGATTGGCAGCCTTGAATATTGAAGAGGATGTACAGTTTTGTTTGAGATTAGATTTGTGTAAAGCGATACCAGTTTTGGAGGGAGAGAGACTGGTCGCTCTAGCCCCCTAA
- a CDS encoding glycosyltransferase family 4 protein yields the protein MKILFLTSRVPFPPNSGYPIVVYNTVKGLLKLDADISLFSINPTKDKVDVDDIYDPVFDKINFHSYSIDTEVNIWGAFFNIFSNQSYNVSRYFDDEAAKLLENLLREQEFDIIQFEGLFVVPYLDIVKANSKAKLIYRAHNIEFDVWERLAAREQFKPRKKYLEFLSRRLKVYETEQINRFHQVFSISEPDRQNILLMGCQTRLDVFPVAIDFEKYNVDVTKTSFPTLFHLGAMDWRPNKEGLEWFLDEIWPDIEKLSGELRFYIAGRNMQKQFFDYDSENLIVEGEIFDAVEFMNSKAIMIVPLLSGSGMRVKIIEGMAMQKCIIATSMAAEGINCKNGKDILIADTPDEFYRSILKCITQPDKWREIGVNARKTVERDHEINSNAKRMLAIYEVLMKG from the coding sequence GTGAAAATCCTTTTTTTAACCAGTCGTGTTCCTTTTCCGCCAAATAGCGGATATCCTATTGTGGTTTATAATACCGTGAAGGGCTTGTTAAAATTGGATGCTGATATTTCATTGTTCAGCATTAATCCTACCAAAGACAAGGTCGATGTAGATGATATTTACGACCCAGTTTTCGATAAAATAAATTTCCATTCTTATAGTATTGATACTGAAGTGAATATTTGGGGCGCTTTTTTTAATATATTTTCCAATCAATCTTATAATGTATCTCGTTATTTCGATGATGAGGCTGCTAAACTTTTGGAGAATTTATTACGTGAACAAGAATTTGATATCATTCAATTTGAGGGATTATTTGTAGTTCCATATTTAGATATAGTTAAGGCAAATAGTAAAGCAAAACTGATTTACAGAGCACACAATATAGAATTTGATGTTTGGGAAAGGCTAGCTGCAAGGGAACAATTTAAACCTAGAAAGAAGTATCTAGAATTTCTTTCGAGGAGGTTAAAGGTTTATGAAACAGAACAAATCAATCGTTTTCATCAAGTGTTTTCTATAAGTGAGCCTGATAGACAGAATATTTTATTGATGGGATGCCAGACTAGGTTGGATGTTTTTCCAGTTGCGATTGATTTTGAAAAATACAATGTTGATGTAACTAAAACTAGTTTCCCGACTTTGTTTCATTTAGGGGCAATGGATTGGCGACCAAATAAGGAAGGACTTGAATGGTTTCTGGATGAGATTTGGCCTGATATAGAAAAGCTAAGTGGCGAGCTTCGCTTCTACATTGCTGGAAGAAACATGCAAAAGCAGTTTTTTGATTATGACTCTGAAAACTTAATTGTGGAGGGAGAAATTTTTGATGCTGTTGAGTTTATGAATTCTAAAGCAATTATGATTGTTCCCTTGCTTTCTGGAAGTGGGATGCGAGTGAAGATTATTGAGGGTATGGCGATGCAGAAATGTATTATCGCTACGAGTATGGCTGCAGAGGGGATTAATTGCAAAAACGGCAAGGATATTTTAATTGCGGATACACCTGATGAGTTTTATCGCTCTATTTTAAAATGTATTACACAGCCCGACAAGTGGCGAGAAATTGGCGTAAACGCTCGAAAAACCGTAGAGAGAGACCACGAGATTAATAGCAACGCAAAGCGGATGTTAGCTATTTATGAGGTGTTGATGAAGGGGTAA
- the gcvT gene encoding glycine cleavage system aminomethyltransferase GcvT translates to MKNTALTEKHISLGAKMVPFAGYNMPVQYEGINVEHATVRNAVGVFDVSHMGEFILKGENALDLIQRVTSNDASKLHDGKVQYSCLPNNDGGIVDDLLVYRIDEKTYMLVVNASNIEKDWNWIQEFNTAGVEMHNISDKTSLLAIQGPKAADALQSLTDIDLASMEYYTFKKGTFAGVENVVVSATGYTGAGGFEIYFDNEHADRIWDAVFAAGAEYGIKPIGLAARDTLRLEMGFCLYGNDIDDTTSPIEAGLGWITKFTKPFTNAEALQAQKEAGVTRKLIGFEMIDRGIPRHDYPIVDAEGNVIGKVTSGTQSPSLQKAIGMGYVTKELAKEGTEIFIDIRNSKIKAKVVKFPFYK, encoded by the coding sequence ATGAAGAATACCGCATTAACAGAGAAACACATTTCATTAGGTGCTAAAATGGTGCCTTTTGCTGGTTATAATATGCCCGTACAATATGAGGGCATTAATGTAGAACACGCTACGGTTAGAAACGCAGTTGGTGTTTTTGATGTGAGCCACATGGGCGAGTTCATTTTAAAAGGCGAAAATGCATTGGATTTGATACAAAGGGTAACGAGTAATGATGCATCGAAATTACACGATGGCAAGGTTCAATATTCTTGCTTGCCAAACAATGATGGTGGTATTGTTGATGATTTATTGGTTTATCGCATTGATGAGAAAACCTATATGTTAGTGGTTAATGCTAGCAACATTGAGAAAGATTGGAATTGGATACAAGAGTTTAACACTGCTGGTGTTGAAATGCATAACATTTCTGACAAGACTTCTTTATTGGCTATTCAAGGTCCGAAAGCAGCTGATGCTTTGCAAAGTTTAACCGATATCGATTTAGCATCGATGGAATATTACACCTTTAAAAAAGGAACTTTTGCAGGTGTTGAAAATGTTGTGGTTTCTGCAACTGGTTACACTGGTGCAGGTGGTTTCGAGATTTATTTTGACAATGAACACGCAGATAGAATTTGGGATGCAGTTTTTGCAGCTGGTGCTGAATATGGCATTAAACCAATTGGTTTAGCTGCTCGTGATACCTTACGTTTAGAAATGGGTTTCTGTTTGTATGGCAATGATATTGATGACACGACATCACCAATTGAAGCTGGTTTAGGTTGGATTACCAAATTCACTAAACCTTTCACAAATGCTGAAGCTTTGCAAGCTCAAAAAGAAGCTGGTGTTACCCGTAAGCTAATTGGTTTTGAAATGATTGATAGAGGTATTCCTCGTCACGATTACCCTATTGTAGATGCAGAAGGTAATGTGATTGGTAAGGTTACTTCTGGTACGCAATCTCCATCTTTACAAAAAGCTATTGGTATGGGTTATGTAACTAAAGAACTGGCTAAAGAGGGCACAGAAATCTTTATAGACATTAGAAATAGCAAGATTAAAGCTAAAGTAGTTAAGTTTCCATTTTATAAATAG
- a CDS encoding ribonuclease HII encodes MLLNCYHIELIEAGCDEAGRGCLAGPVSAAAVILPKDFYLEGLDDSKKLTHEQRDKLRPIIEKEALAWAVAFVDHEEIDQINILNASFLAMHRAIEKLMIIPQHLVIDGNRFKKYTDIPHCCVVKGDGKYLNIAAASILAKTHRDEYMANLHQDYPHYNWKQNKGYPTIEHRNAVIATGLSPFHRKTFNVSDPQLTLSFQEEV; translated from the coding sequence GTGTTATTAAACTGTTATCATATAGAATTAATAGAGGCCGGTTGCGATGAAGCTGGGAGAGGCTGTTTGGCCGGGCCAGTATCTGCAGCAGCGGTAATTTTACCTAAGGATTTTTATTTAGAAGGCTTAGATGATTCGAAAAAGTTAACACACGAACAACGAGATAAGTTAAGGCCAATTATAGAGAAGGAAGCATTGGCTTGGGCAGTTGCTTTTGTAGACCATGAAGAAATAGACCAGATTAACATTTTAAATGCCTCTTTTTTAGCCATGCACAGGGCGATAGAAAAACTGATGATTATTCCACAGCATTTAGTAATTGATGGCAATCGTTTTAAAAAATATACTGATATTCCGCATTGTTGTGTGGTTAAGGGCGACGGGAAATATTTAAATATCGCAGCGGCTTCTATTTTAGCAAAAACGCATCGCGATGAATACATGGCAAACCTTCACCAAGATTATCCGCATTATAACTGGAAACAAAATAAAGGCTATCCAACTATTGAGCATAGAAATGCTGTTATAGCAACAGGGTTGTCACCTTTCCATCGTAAAACTTTTAATGTAAGCGACCCTCAATTAACTCTTTCTTTTCAGGAAGAAGTTTAA